DNA from Chaetodon trifascialis isolate fChaTrf1 chromosome 14, fChaTrf1.hap1, whole genome shotgun sequence:
TGGGACACGAGTGAAATTGTAGCTAAccgagagggaaaaaaataaaattgaacttATTCTctcttaattttgtttttctttcaagatTCACACAAGCGTCCAGTACCTTCCCATCGTGTGAGTTATGATTTATGTTTAAGCTTCcttaataatgtgtttttgtaacaGCTCGTGCGAATTTTGCTTGCTACTGAACTATACTAGGTTGCTAAATTGCTAACGTAATGCTAACTAGATGTGTTGTcgtttatgtttgttttaaacaGTTCAATCATTAAAATGGGCAAACAGCTAGATCTCTTTGTCACTTAAAATTACTTTGTATGAGTAACCTTTTCATAACTAATCTCAACCACAATAACAAAGCCTTCTACCAGTGGGGGTTCATTCTTGTTTTCCCCAGTACCCCAGTGTTACCGGCAACATTTCAAGAAGAATTTACCAAATTGATTCGACACAATTATGTagacaaatgaagaaaaaaatatggaaCATTATAAAACATCCGTCACTGGGAAAAGAATTACGATGGCTGCCCCACATTGGCACTTGCATTTGGTGAATAACAATGGGGATATTACACTTTCAAATGGATAAAAAGTGCAGAAATTTCATTCTCCAACCCTAAGATTTTTTAGAAATTATATAATCATATCAGGTGAAGGAAACAAAATTATTGCATTCATCAACAAGTCATTTGTAATTAGTTGTAATTACTTTGAACTGCTAAGGCATTTCAGACAAATATGTTAAAAGTCTAAAGCTGTTTGTTTACGTAGAACTGGCTCAGGAGCCTGACATTATATTTGGATCTAACACTACCAGTCTGACGTTGACTTGCCGCCATGCCGGTGCACCGTGACcgggagaagaaggagagcacagcagaggagatggaggtggaggagcaggagcaagAGGCATCcacctcagaggaggaggattctgacacctcctctgtctccGAGGATGGAGACAGCTCTGGTGAGAAATTCTggaacagcagaaaatgagccCAACATTCATATTCAGATTATGTTAATGGTTGCTGTTGaaagaaatattattttttgaaaaaaataaaaattagttGCTGCCAAAGGTTTGACAGGACAGGCCATACTCAATGAGATGTGTGTTTCTTAATCATGTTCCAGAAATGGATGAGGAGGACTGTGAGCGGAGGAGGACAGAGTGTCTGGATGAAATGTCCAACCTGGAGAAACAGTTCACAGATCTGAAGGACCAGTAAGACTGACGCTGATTTTTGTCAAGTTTACCATTTGTctttgaaatttaaaaatgcgaaatgattttttttaaagtcattcGGATTAGCTATGGCCACACttacacctgtgtttgtgtccaggcTGTATCGTGAACGTCTCAGTCAGGTGAACAGCAAgctgggagaggtggaggctGGCCGGGCAGCAGAATATCTGGAGCCACTGGCAGTCCTGCTGGAGAACATGCAGGTCCGCACCAAGGTGGCAGGTAActtcaacacacagacacactggaaaTGATTACACACACTGGCCTCCTTCTTCACCCTCTtactgtgtgtctcctctctttgtcagGCATCTACAGAGAGTTGTGTCTGGAGTCTGTGAAGAACAAGTATGAGTGTGAGACCCAGGCAGCATGCCAGCACTGGGAGGTtagatgcatgcatgcatgcacacacacacacacacacacacacacacacacacacacacacacacacacacacacacacacacacacacacacacacatacacacacacacacacatttgtacttgTATGCTTGTGATGACACTCGTTGACATAATGTATTCCCTAGCCCCTGAACCTAATTTGAACCAAACCCTTAAAACCAGGTGTTAACCCTCAAACAGACCTTCAAAGGGCTGTGACGTCTGGACAAAAtctcctcactttccaaaaatgtcctcactcctAATATCTAAAACTCACGTTGGTGCTCACAGAGATAActgtacaagtacacacacacaccttcactgaCCCTTCTAGCCCCTATACCTAACCCTTTAACTCAATATTATCCAAATTGTAATATGCCCAGGTGTGATATTCAAATTGCAGGAGCTGCAATTTTGTAATTAAGGTAAAATGTGTCAGAACATATTGCTATAAATGaaccactgtgctgctgcagagacaaatcATGCTCTCCAGACATAAGAGGGCATGCTTATTCGGTACAGACCCCAGCAAAtatcacatcatcattttttcGTGACAATATCTGTCAAAAATAATtgcaatatatatttttttgcataTCAGTAAGTCCTAGTGAGGACAGGCTTAAATGTCCTCACTCCTAAGGTCTAAAACTCCAGTTGGTCTCTGCAATGATGgacatacaaatacacaaacacacacatatgcacacacacacacacacacacacacacacacatactgcaaaGGTGATACACTGTCTTTAGTGTCTTTGCTTCTGCGAATCATGAAGACTTCAGAATTTGAATTTAAGAGTGTGCTATTTGATCCATGTAACTGCCAGTcgtgtatatacagtatgcttTTAGATGCATGCTTGTGTGTCAgatgtgattgtttttttctaatactgtgtgtgtgtgtgtgtgtgtgtgtgtgtgtgtgtgtgtgtgtgtgtgtgtgtgtgtgtgtgtgtgtgtgcgtgtgtgtgcgtgcgcgcgctcGCGCGCAGagtgagaagctgctgctgtttgatacAGTGCAGAGTGAACTGGAGGAGAAAATTAGAAGACTGgaagaagacagacacagcaTAGATATCACatcaggtaacacacacagaacacagtcaTTACATCATGTCAAGTCAAAGCAAAGCATTTTACTGACAGGaatccagctctgtgtgtgatattCAGCGcatacacaaaacattttaatctgtgtctccctctgtcagAGCTGTGGAATGATGAGGTGTcaggaaggaagaagaggagagatgcTCTCAGTCCAGATAAGAAGAGGAGGCGACCTTCAGTGGTGTCTGATATCCTTCCACTGTTAATACTTCTGTTCACTTCACATTGATGCCATTCAGTACATCTACTTTCACTGCTTCTATGAATCCCAAAACTTGTATCTGGATGTGTTCTGGCTCCCTGTAGCACTGCCCTTAACCCCACTCACGCCCATATATTGTTTACATGCTGCCTGACTTGGACATCCTGGAGGACTGGACAACTATTAGAAAGGTGTGTAAATGCATCCTTTAATAATCAGGGCTGTGTCTTTGTCCCATggtggcatgtgtgtgtaggctTTTTAACagccatgcatgtgtgtgttatccTCCAGGCCGTGGCCACGCTGGGTCCCCACAGAGGGAAGGCCGACGCTGACAGCTCAGTGTTCCCATTCAGACCAGACAGAAACAGGTCCATTCTCAACTGctgaggagcacacacacacacacacacacacacacacacacacacccaaacactcACACGTTAGAGGACGCACCCAAACACACAAGGACCTCAAACACATGCGCGATAGATGCCGACATACATATGACACACATGTACATCTGCATGCACAAAAAACGCACACAGCTGAACATTCGTCGGACTCTACCCACAATCCACTGCACTCCTCAGCGAACAGCGACACCAGTCGGTAAGCTGCCTCTCGTGCCAACAGGCACACACAGTAAGGACTCAAGGTCTGCTTCCCTTTAAAGGACAAACAGGTGTAGAAGCATTATTTCCACTGACCTGTTCCCAGTACTTCCAGTCAGAAACTCCTGTGTGTCCCACATCTGCGTTGTTTTCAGGgagcaaaacaaagaacacTGATGCAGCACGGAGGAATAACGAGACACAGGAAGTTTTATTGACTGGTGCCTTGTAATTGACAGACAGCGCGTGGATGACAGACATTagcattttttcttcttcagttttaTCGGAATAGTTTAAAATAGAAGACTTATACTCTACAGTGTCACCTGCTATGAAAGAAGGGTTAAACATGAGCTGAAGAGGCCTTACATCATGTTTACATGTTCCATGTGTGCAACAATATTTCAGGCGCTGTTTGATCTCTGAGCATCACGTCACAACAGTTTGTCACATTTTGGATTGAAATGATTGCTGCCAAATGATTTTCAGTCCGTTGACGGCTAACATTTTTAACAGATCCCTCCCCCTCCGCCTTGTCCATGGACCACCTACGTTAAAGTTTTGAACTCTTCCATAAGAGTTAAAAACTCTTCCGCTCTTCCTAGTATTTGCTGGGGGTGCCATTGTCTCTACACTTTAAGGTAGTCTGACAGCTTAACATTTTTGTACAACCTAGATCAAACCTTGTGCGCCAATATTTGTTCAGCAGTGTCACGGGACTGCTGTTTTTTACAGTTTACCACCAGCAGGTGCCATTATCTGACGTGGACGGCACACCTTAAGACACATGGAGAGTTTTCGCAGTTGTTTGCAGCGCTGTATTGACCAGCAGTTCAGATATCTAAACCTGAGTTTTATGTGGTGGCACTGGAGCGTTTAGAAGGTTTTCTTTCATGAAGTGATCAGCTTTCCTTTCACAGGCTCCACATCACTGTGTGTCATTGTAAACGTTGCGATGTCGAACCTTAAAGCTGGACAAAGCTTCCAATGACATGTGAGGAAATACTGGTTTATATATGAACCCTGTCGATTTGTGccatatttgaca
Protein-coding regions in this window:
- the brms1la gene encoding breast cancer metastasis-suppressor 1-like protein-A — translated: MPVHRDREKKESTAEEMEVEEQEQEASTSEEEDSDTSSVSEDGDSSEMDEEDCERRRTECLDEMSNLEKQFTDLKDQLYRERLSQVNSKLGEVEAGRAAEYLEPLAVLLENMQVRTKVAGIYRELCLESVKNKYECETQAACQHWESEKLLLFDTVQSELEEKIRRLEEDRHSIDITSELWNDEVSGRKKRRDALSPDKKRRRPSVVSGPYIVYMLPDLDILEDWTTIRKAVATLGPHRGKADADSSVFPFRPDRNRSILNC